A genomic window from Luteolibacter sp. LG18 includes:
- a CDS encoding DUF488 family protein translates to MAHHVITYRYGEAIGLPGISLGVTRQPPRGIKRGDYRKKGYCDVWLPVLAPSKELVKAYLGGKMTFAFFTRRYRAEMTEGDARHVIDLVAAMAEKGPVHLGCFCEDERCCHRSVLKELVEEAVARLPEGAAASRPCASPPCSMPEVEE, encoded by the coding sequence ATGGCGCATCACGTCATCACCTACCGCTATGGCGAGGCGATCGGATTGCCCGGGATCTCGCTCGGAGTGACCCGCCAGCCGCCCCGGGGTATCAAGCGCGGGGATTACCGGAAGAAGGGGTATTGCGACGTCTGGCTGCCGGTGCTGGCGCCCAGCAAGGAGTTGGTGAAGGCTTATCTCGGCGGGAAGATGACGTTTGCCTTTTTCACCCGCCGTTATCGGGCGGAGATGACGGAAGGGGATGCCCGCCACGTGATCGATCTGGTGGCGGCGATGGCGGAGAAAGGGCCGGTCCATCTCGGATGCTTTTGCGAGGATGAACGCTGCTGCCATCGGTCGGTATTGAAGGAGCTCGTCGAGGAGGCGGTGGCCCGTTTGCCGGAAGGGGCGGCTGCATCGCGACCCTGCGCGAG
- the rpsD gene encoding 30S ribosomal protein S4, which translates to MARYTGPRTKISRRFGVALFGPSKSLERRNFPPGQHGIRAGRKKKSEYAVALGEKQKLRFQYGVLEGQFRKYYEEAARRRGVTGTILLQLLELRLDNVIYRLGFGNTRQAARQLVNHGHVLVNGRTVDIASYQTKPGDVVKIGPRPSSQQAALRAIDLTQSVPLVDWLTIDREKLEGVVARVPERSDIDPQVNEQLIVELYSR; encoded by the coding sequence ATGGCACGTTACACCGGTCCCCGCACCAAGATCAGCCGCCGTTTCGGCGTTGCTCTCTTCGGTCCCTCCAAGTCGCTTGAGCGCCGCAATTTCCCGCCGGGCCAGCACGGCATCCGCGCCGGCCGCAAGAAGAAGAGCGAATACGCTGTCGCCCTCGGCGAAAAGCAGAAGCTCCGCTTCCAATACGGCGTCCTCGAAGGCCAGTTCCGCAAGTACTATGAAGAAGCCGCCCGCCGTCGTGGTGTGACCGGCACCATTCTTCTCCAGCTTCTGGAACTCCGCCTCGACAACGTCATCTACCGTCTCGGTTTCGGCAACACCCGCCAGGCCGCCCGCCAGCTCGTCAACCACGGCCACGTCCTCGTGAACGGCCGCACCGTTGACATCGCGTCCTACCAGACCAAGCCGGGCGACGTGGTGAAGATCGGTCCGCGTCCGTCCTCGCAGCAGGCCGCCCTGCGTGCGATCGACCTCACGCAGTCCGTCCCGCTTGTCGACTGGCTCACCATCGACCGCGAGAAGCTGGAAGGTGTCGTCGCCCGTGTGCCCGAGCGTTCCGACATCGACCCGCAGGTCAACGAGCAGCTCATCGTCGAGCTTTACTCGCGCTGA
- the rpsK gene encoding 30S ribosomal protein S11: MADEEITQGAAPAPEAAATPVAAPAPAAAEAPAEAPKKEQKRDIFAEIGGGEEEIKIHKAKGSKNVTRGIVHVTATFNNTLVSVTDANGNSIGWSSAGKMGFKGSRKSTAYAAQVVSQDACRQAMGHGLKEVEVRVKGPGSGRESAVRAVQGLGLEITAIKDVTPIPHNGCRPKKARRV, translated from the coding sequence ATGGCTGACGAAGAAATCACGCAGGGCGCCGCCCCTGCCCCCGAGGCTGCCGCCACTCCCGTGGCCGCCCCCGCTCCCGCCGCCGCGGAAGCTCCTGCCGAAGCTCCCAAGAAGGAGCAGAAGCGCGACATTTTCGCCGAGATCGGCGGAGGTGAAGAGGAGATCAAGATCCACAAGGCGAAGGGCTCCAAGAACGTCACCCGTGGCATCGTCCACGTGACCGCCACCTTCAACAACACCCTCGTCAGCGTCACCGATGCGAACGGCAACTCGATCGGTTGGTCGAGCGCCGGCAAGATGGGCTTCAAGGGTTCCCGCAAGAGCACGGCTTACGCCGCGCAGGTCGTCTCCCAAGACGCTTGCCGCCAGGCGATGGGCCACGGTCTGAAGGAAGTCGAAGTCCGCGTGAAGGGTCCGGGTTCCGGCCGTGAGTCGGCCGTCCGTGCCGTCCAGGGCCTTGGCCTCGAGATCACCGCGATCAAGGACGTCACCCCGATCCCGCACAACGGTTGCCGCCCGAAGAAGGCTCGCCGCGTGTAA
- the rpsM gene encoding 30S ribosomal protein S13 — MARILGIEIPNEKRIEASLPYLFGIGRPTAAKILDHAGIDPNIRTGQLTEEQLVKIAQVIQAEGILIEGDLRREKQTQLKRLTSINCYRGIRHKRGLPVRGQRTRTNARTRKGKKKTVGVKK; from the coding sequence ATGGCACGCATCCTAGGTATTGAAATTCCCAACGAGAAGCGCATCGAAGCGTCGCTTCCGTATTTGTTCGGCATCGGCCGTCCGACCGCGGCGAAGATCCTCGATCACGCCGGCATTGATCCGAACATCCGCACCGGTCAGCTGACCGAGGAGCAACTCGTCAAGATCGCCCAGGTGATCCAGGCCGAGGGGATTCTCATCGAGGGTGACCTTCGCCGTGAAAAGCAGACGCAGCTCAAGCGCCTCACTTCCATCAACTGCTACCGTGGTATCCGCCACAAGCGCGGTTTGCCGGTCCGTGGCCAGCGCACCCGCACCAATGCCCGCACCCGCAAGGGCAAGAAGAAGACCGTGGGCGTCAAGAAGTAA
- a CDS encoding MoxR family ATPase: protein MESTTLAPSTQLPPDDVAAIDELGQTYRAFREELGKVIIGQEQVIEQLAISLFARGHALLMGVPGLAKTLLISSVARTFHLSFNRIQFTPDLMPADITGTDIIQESGVGGRREFEFVKGPVFANIVLADEINRAPAKTQSAMLEAMQENKVTVLGQTYTLQPPFFVLATQNPIEQEGTYPLPEAQLDRFMFLIEVGYPTAEEEKRIARETTGTQQADLNRLLDGEKVIAFQQLVRRVPVPDHLYEYAVRLVRKTRPDQPESPNWIKECVGWGAGPRAVQYLILGAKSRAALRGAYMASLEDLEAVASPVLTHRVITNFAAESQGMTSKKIVERLLKDMRNEG, encoded by the coding sequence ATGGAATCCACCACCCTCGCCCCGTCCACCCAACTCCCCCCTGACGACGTCGCCGCCATCGACGAGCTCGGCCAAACCTACCGGGCGTTCCGCGAGGAACTCGGCAAGGTCATCATCGGTCAGGAACAGGTCATCGAGCAGCTCGCCATTTCCCTCTTCGCCCGCGGCCACGCATTGTTAATGGGGGTGCCCGGTCTCGCGAAGACCCTGCTGATCTCCTCCGTCGCCCGGACCTTCCACCTGTCCTTCAACCGCATCCAGTTCACCCCGGACCTGATGCCCGCGGACATCACCGGCACGGACATCATCCAGGAATCCGGGGTCGGTGGCCGTCGCGAGTTCGAATTCGTGAAGGGCCCGGTCTTCGCCAACATCGTGCTGGCGGACGAAATCAACCGCGCCCCGGCCAAGACCCAGTCCGCCATGCTGGAGGCCATGCAGGAGAACAAAGTCACCGTGCTCGGCCAGACCTACACCCTCCAGCCGCCGTTCTTCGTCCTCGCCACCCAGAACCCGATCGAACAGGAAGGCACCTACCCGCTGCCGGAAGCCCAGCTCGACCGCTTCATGTTCCTCATCGAGGTCGGCTACCCGACCGCCGAGGAGGAAAAGCGGATCGCCCGCGAAACCACCGGCACCCAGCAGGCCGACCTGAACCGCCTGCTCGATGGCGAGAAGGTGATCGCCTTCCAACAGCTCGTCCGCCGGGTGCCCGTGCCGGACCACCTCTATGAGTACGCCGTCCGCCTCGTCCGCAAGACCCGCCCGGACCAGCCGGAGTCGCCCAACTGGATCAAGGAATGCGTCGGCTGGGGTGCCGGCCCGCGCGCGGTGCAGTATCTCATTCTCGGCGCGAAATCCCGCGCCGCCCTCCGCGGTGCCTACATGGCGTCCCTGGAGGACCTGGAAGCCGTCGCCTCCCCGGTGCTCACTCACCGCGTGATCACCAACTTCGCCGCCGAATCCCAGGGCATGACCTCCAAGAAAATCGTCGAGCGGCTGCTGAAGGACATGCGGAACGAAGGCTGA
- a CDS encoding four helix bundle protein: MSSHHFENLEVWKRACCLAVNVCVASHDSKSYALKDQIQRSAISIPSNIAEGAERPSDADFLRFLGYSKGSCGELRTQLLIHREVCRELNIEPFEGTQAMIEETRDLSRMLGGLIQHLEPEDAPL, from the coding sequence ATGAGTAGCCACCATTTCGAGAACCTGGAGGTTTGGAAACGGGCCTGCTGCCTGGCTGTGAACGTCTGTGTCGCGTCGCATGACAGCAAGAGTTACGCCCTCAAGGACCAGATCCAGCGTTCGGCGATTTCCATCCCCTCCAACATCGCCGAAGGGGCCGAACGCCCCAGCGACGCGGACTTCCTCCGGTTTCTCGGTTACAGCAAAGGTTCCTGCGGCGAACTCCGCACCCAGCTCCTCATTCACCGGGAAGTCTGCCGAGAACTGAACATCGAGCCCTTCGAAGGAACGCAGGCCATGATCGAGGAAACCCGCGACCTGTCCCGCATGCTCGGCGGCCTCATCCAGCACCTCGAACCCGAAGACGCGCCCCTGTGA
- a CDS encoding DUF58 domain-containing protein, translating into MKYDFLDSAMLARLGSLPVETRMPMLGNVAGKHRSPHRGSSVEFAEYRKYVAGDDTRRLDWKAYARSDRYYIKEFEADTNLRAYFVVDCSGSMAFSGQAEAKVQYARRIAASLSYLLVNQGDAAGLSVCTDKLHLEVPPSRRPAHLDRLFSTLGALEPSGETGLIPALHTIAEKIGQRAVIVILSDLFTDTAQLTDALQHLRYRKHDVSVFHLMDPLEIGFDFDRPHRFVDMEDGTALVAEPTLIAEEYHSALREFLKNVRETCHDANAGYRFVMTDTPLEGLLRDFLMGRLRKAKH; encoded by the coding sequence ATGAAATACGACTTTCTAGACAGCGCCATGCTCGCCCGCCTCGGCTCACTGCCGGTGGAAACGCGGATGCCGATGCTCGGCAACGTGGCGGGCAAGCACCGTTCGCCGCACCGCGGGTCGTCCGTGGAGTTCGCGGAGTACCGGAAATACGTCGCCGGGGACGATACCCGGCGGCTCGATTGGAAGGCCTACGCCCGCTCGGACCGCTATTACATCAAGGAGTTCGAAGCGGACACCAACCTCCGCGCCTACTTCGTGGTCGATTGCTCCGGTTCCATGGCCTTCTCCGGCCAAGCCGAGGCGAAGGTCCAATACGCGCGCCGCATCGCCGCCTCCCTCTCCTACCTGCTGGTGAACCAAGGCGACGCCGCGGGCCTCTCGGTCTGCACCGACAAGCTCCACCTGGAGGTCCCGCCCAGCCGCCGCCCGGCCCACCTCGACCGCCTTTTCAGCACCCTCGGCGCGCTGGAGCCCTCCGGTGAAACCGGCCTGATCCCCGCCCTGCACACCATCGCGGAAAAGATCGGCCAGCGCGCCGTCATCGTCATCCTCTCCGATCTCTTCACCGACACCGCCCAGCTCACCGACGCCCTCCAGCACCTCCGCTACCGGAAGCACGATGTCAGCGTCTTCCACCTCATGGACCCGCTGGAGATCGGCTTCGACTTCGACCGTCCCCACCGTTTCGTCGACATGGAGGACGGCACCGCCCTCGTCGCCGAACCCACCCTCATCGCCGAGGAATACCACTCCGCCCTGCGTGAGTTCCTCAAGAACGTCCGCGAAACCTGCCACGACGCCAACGCCGGCTACCGGTTCGTGATGACGGACACGCCGCTGGAGGGATTGTTGAGGGACTTCCTGATGGGAAGACTTAGGAAGGCGAAGCACTAA
- a CDS encoding four helix bundle protein, protein MDSEGNRYDLEERTYRFALDLRICIATYRWKRSQWTDIEQLLRSSGSVAANYVEANNAVSKADFLHRLRISKKEATESRLWLRLLGATTSDDRAKETLRTLYRESDELVRILSTILRNSIS, encoded by the coding sequence GTGGATAGCGAAGGCAACCGATACGATCTTGAGGAGCGCACCTACCGGTTCGCTCTCGATCTGCGTATATGCATCGCCACCTACCGATGGAAGCGCTCCCAGTGGACAGACATTGAACAACTCCTCCGCTCATCTGGCTCTGTCGCCGCCAATTACGTCGAAGCCAACAACGCGGTTTCAAAAGCGGATTTCCTTCACCGCCTCCGGATATCAAAAAAAGAGGCCACCGAAAGTCGGCTCTGGCTGCGCTTGCTCGGAGCCACCACCAGCGACGACCGCGCCAAGGAAACTCTCCGAACGCTTTATCGTGAGTCCGACGAGCTCGTCCGCATACTCTCCACCATCCTCCGCAACTCCATCAGCTGA
- a CDS encoding BatA domain-containing protein: MSFLQQSLLWFTLAAAIPVIIHLLNKRRHKTIKWAAMQFLLKATRESRGKKKLRHILILTCRALGIAALAMAAARPVMSGLLGWNAGRVDTVVLILDRSASMEAKPGDGYDSRRAQVLEKVKNTFRDLGGARLVLIDSASGQPQEVPSPDVLPELTAAGPSDTAADLPALATRAAEFLAETQGRAEIWIATDLQASNWKAADERWAAARASLAALPNKPSIRVLGLTGTTASNTSLRLAGARRVADQLVLDLEVQRAEDARGSVNLPLTVNLNGSRATESLTLSGQALKFQKRITVPGNEATGHGWISLPADGNTRDNAAFFAYGPNRPVKSLVVAGTTEAANYLQLAAAPPGFANQSVVRVDPAKTATLAPGDAACVIWAAPLPTGPAADVLQRFLSEGGHVLFLPPAQASTAEFLDMKWANPTDAATGKFYILKDWNHDDGPLRDGADGTAIPAERLKAIRRQLPSGDAAPLAKWDDGEPFLVRKIVDRGTAWFAGSLPDYTWSNLGDADVLLPLVQRTITAGADRFDASYLSHVGSEESKLLSGEARVRLDDYGSPDPANAAWDAGIYKLGDRLLALNRPVAEDAPEIVSHEGLAASLDGTGYTLFEEAGKAADTSGSRGIWKAFLCAVLFFLLSEAVLSLPKKTGTAEPVPAKSPSRA, encoded by the coding sequence GTGTCCTTCCTCCAACAGTCCCTCCTCTGGTTCACTCTCGCCGCGGCGATCCCGGTGATCATCCACCTGCTGAACAAGCGTCGGCACAAGACGATCAAGTGGGCCGCGATGCAGTTCCTGCTGAAGGCCACCCGTGAATCGCGCGGGAAGAAGAAGCTGCGCCACATCCTGATCCTGACCTGCCGCGCGCTCGGGATCGCCGCGCTGGCGATGGCAGCGGCCCGGCCGGTGATGTCCGGGCTGCTGGGATGGAACGCGGGGCGGGTGGACACCGTGGTGCTGATCCTCGACCGCTCTGCCAGCATGGAGGCGAAGCCCGGCGATGGCTACGACTCCCGCCGCGCCCAGGTGCTGGAGAAGGTGAAGAACACCTTCCGCGATCTCGGCGGTGCCCGGCTGGTGCTGATCGACAGCGCCAGCGGCCAACCCCAGGAGGTGCCCTCGCCGGATGTCCTGCCGGAGCTGACCGCCGCGGGCCCCAGCGACACCGCCGCCGATCTGCCCGCGCTCGCCACCCGTGCGGCTGAGTTTTTGGCCGAAACCCAAGGCCGCGCCGAGATCTGGATCGCCACCGACCTCCAAGCGTCGAACTGGAAGGCCGCGGATGAACGCTGGGCCGCCGCCCGCGCCTCGCTCGCCGCCCTGCCGAACAAGCCTTCCATCCGCGTGCTGGGACTCACCGGCACCACCGCCTCGAACACCTCGCTACGCCTCGCCGGGGCCCGCCGCGTGGCCGACCAGCTCGTGCTCGATCTGGAAGTGCAGCGCGCCGAGGACGCCCGCGGCAGTGTGAACCTGCCGCTGACGGTGAACCTGAACGGCTCCCGCGCCACCGAATCGCTCACGCTCTCCGGACAGGCTCTGAAGTTCCAGAAACGCATCACCGTACCCGGCAACGAAGCCACCGGCCACGGCTGGATCTCCCTGCCTGCCGATGGCAACACCCGCGACAATGCCGCCTTCTTCGCCTACGGCCCGAACCGCCCGGTGAAGTCCCTCGTCGTCGCCGGCACCACCGAGGCCGCCAATTACCTCCAGCTCGCCGCCGCTCCGCCCGGGTTCGCGAACCAATCCGTCGTCCGCGTCGATCCCGCCAAGACCGCCACCCTCGCCCCCGGCGATGCCGCCTGCGTGATCTGGGCCGCCCCGCTGCCCACCGGCCCCGCCGCCGATGTGCTCCAGCGCTTCCTGTCCGAAGGCGGCCACGTGCTGTTCCTGCCCCCGGCCCAGGCCTCCACCGCGGAGTTCCTCGACATGAAGTGGGCCAATCCCACCGACGCCGCGACCGGCAAATTCTACATCCTGAAGGACTGGAACCACGACGACGGCCCGCTGCGCGATGGCGCCGATGGCACCGCAATCCCCGCCGAGCGGCTGAAGGCCATCCGCCGCCAGTTGCCCAGCGGTGATGCCGCCCCGCTCGCGAAATGGGACGATGGCGAGCCCTTCCTCGTCCGCAAGATCGTTGACCGCGGCACCGCCTGGTTCGCGGGCTCGCTGCCGGATTACACATGGTCGAACCTCGGCGACGCCGACGTGCTGCTGCCGTTGGTGCAGCGCACTATCACCGCCGGAGCCGACCGTTTCGACGCCTCCTACCTCTCCCACGTCGGCAGCGAGGAGTCGAAGCTCCTGTCCGGCGAAGCCCGCGTGCGCCTGGACGACTACGGCAGCCCGGATCCCGCCAACGCCGCCTGGGACGCGGGCATCTACAAACTCGGCGACCGCCTGCTGGCCCTCAACCGCCCGGTCGCCGAAGACGCACCGGAAATCGTGAGCCACGAAGGGCTGGCCGCCTCGCTCGATGGCACCGGCTACACGCTCTTCGAGGAAGCGGGCAAAGCCGCGGACACCTCCGGCTCCCGCGGGATCTGGAAAGCCTTCCTCTGCGCGGTGTTGTTCTTCCTCCTATCCGAGGCGGTGCTGAGCCTGCCGAAGAAGACGGGCACGGCCGAACCCGTTCCCGCCAAATCCCCGTCGCGAGCATGA
- a CDS encoding LysE family translocator codes for MFPPSGETANFRVFRGVETPHLLALWRPGLFPRPVDPTAELLAFAGIMALGQFSPGPDMLLLTRTSLAEGGRAGVATALGIATGLSIYGGLSVGGMAVVLDHAPALRQAMMWVAAAYLLWLGYKLLQECFITFYSGGRAGEAPALKGNPYVRGLLCNLLNPKVMVFLAAVVAPFLRGEHPGWWPRALWGVIAIQGGALWALWALLLQWRPLRDGYRKAQPVIDGLFGLGLVALAVRLVIH; via the coding sequence ATGTTCCCTCCGTCCGGTGAAACGGCGAATTTCCGGGTCTTCCGCGGCGTGGAAACGCCGCATTTGCTGGCCCTCTGGCGGCCCGGCTTGTTTCCTCGGCCCGTGGATCCGACCGCCGAGCTGCTCGCCTTCGCTGGAATCATGGCCCTGGGCCAGTTCAGCCCCGGGCCGGACATGCTGCTGCTGACGCGGACTTCGCTGGCGGAGGGGGGGCGGGCCGGGGTGGCTACGGCCCTGGGAATCGCGACTGGGCTGTCGATTTACGGCGGTCTCTCCGTGGGCGGGATGGCGGTGGTCCTGGACCACGCTCCGGCCCTCCGGCAGGCGATGATGTGGGTGGCGGCCGCGTATCTGCTGTGGCTGGGTTACAAGCTGCTGCAGGAGTGTTTCATCACGTTCTACTCCGGGGGCAGGGCGGGCGAGGCTCCTGCGCTCAAGGGCAACCCTTACGTAAGGGGGCTGTTGTGCAATCTGTTGAATCCGAAGGTGATGGTCTTCCTCGCGGCGGTGGTGGCGCCGTTTCTGCGGGGCGAGCACCCGGGCTGGTGGCCGCGGGCGCTGTGGGGAGTCATTGCGATCCAAGGCGGCGCGTTGTGGGCGCTATGGGCACTGCTGCTCCAGTGGCGGCCGTTGCGGGACGGCTACAGGAAGGCCCAGCCGGTGATCGACGGGCTGTTTGGCCTGGGCTTGGTGGCCTTGGCGGTGAGGCTGGTAATCCACTAA
- a CDS encoding aconitate hydratase — MDTLRTFTTGSGAEGKFYSLPALAEQGFPKLSRLPVSIRIVLESVLRCVDGRKVSVEDVQNLANYNAKNPGEYEIPFTVARIVLQDFTGVPLLVDVAAMRDAAVKRGAAPEKIEPLVPVDLVVDHSVQVDFAGSQASLDRNMAIEFIRNRERYEFLKWGQQAFETFSVVPPGIGIVHQVNLEFLAKGVLEKNGVWYPDTLVGTDSHTTMINGLGVVGWGVGGIEAEAGMLGQPVTFLVPEVVGVYLTGELKEGVTATDLTLRITEMLRKHGVVGKFVEFFGPGAEALSLPDRGTIANMAPEYGATMGFFPVDGETIAYLRGTGRSEELCQTVEAYYKAQGLFGIPQKGECDYTDLLELDLGAIVPAVAGPKRPQDRIDVPALRDKFNALFTKTSGEGGFGLTAEQRDRRVKLSMREKAGVSIDSLLSTDSSHEKFEGGARNEVEMVSNRPTPDAVNEDVFADGPRDLELAHGSILIAAITSCTNTSNPSVMIAAGLVAKKANALGLTVAPFVKTSLAPGSRVVTEYFEATGLQKELDQLGFQTVGYGCTTCIGNSGPLHPAIEGAIKEGDLVCASVLSGNRNFEARVHGSIKANFLMSPPLVVAYALAGRVDLDLTTEPLGNDKDGNPVFLKDLWPTHAEVKEQLAAALKPAVYQNLYGDLDSANPKWAEISGTTGATYTWDQASTYIQSPPFFEGGATKTGDILAARPLGIFGDSVTTDHISPAGSIKPTSPAGKFLLENGVPKAEFNSYGARRGNDRVMTRGTFANVRIKNQMIPGVEGGYTLYFGDREVSAPDTSISLPAGKPTFIYDASMAYQEDGTNLVVIGGEDYGMGSSRDWAAKGSRLLGVKAVVTKSFERIHRSNLIGMGVLPLNFVDKADYDRVKDLQDVTFDITGLSGELKPMQTATLVVRPTGAASFEIPLKVRIDTPAEVDYYLAGGILPYVLDQILEA; from the coding sequence ATGGACACTCTCCGCACCTTCACGACCGGCTCCGGAGCCGAAGGCAAGTTCTACTCCCTGCCCGCGCTCGCCGAGCAGGGCTTCCCGAAGCTCTCCCGTCTCCCCGTTTCGATCCGGATCGTGCTGGAGTCCGTCCTCCGCTGCGTGGACGGCCGCAAGGTGAGTGTCGAGGACGTCCAGAACCTCGCCAATTACAACGCGAAGAACCCGGGCGAGTACGAAATCCCCTTCACCGTCGCCCGCATCGTCCTCCAGGACTTCACCGGCGTGCCGCTCCTCGTGGACGTGGCCGCCATGCGTGACGCCGCCGTGAAGCGCGGTGCCGCTCCGGAGAAGATCGAGCCGCTGGTGCCCGTCGACCTCGTCGTCGACCACTCCGTGCAGGTCGACTTCGCCGGTTCCCAGGCCTCGCTCGACCGCAACATGGCGATCGAGTTCATCCGCAACCGCGAGCGCTACGAGTTCCTGAAGTGGGGCCAGCAGGCCTTCGAAACCTTCTCCGTCGTCCCTCCGGGCATCGGCATCGTGCACCAGGTGAACCTCGAGTTCCTCGCCAAGGGCGTGCTCGAGAAGAACGGCGTCTGGTATCCAGACACCCTCGTCGGCACCGACTCCCACACCACCATGATCAACGGCCTGGGCGTCGTCGGCTGGGGCGTGGGCGGCATCGAGGCCGAGGCCGGCATGCTCGGCCAGCCGGTGACCTTCCTCGTTCCGGAAGTCGTCGGCGTTTACCTCACCGGCGAGCTGAAGGAAGGCGTGACCGCCACCGACCTCACGCTCCGCATTACTGAAATGCTCCGCAAGCACGGCGTGGTCGGCAAGTTCGTCGAATTCTTCGGCCCGGGTGCCGAGGCGCTCTCGCTGCCGGACCGCGGCACGATCGCCAACATGGCCCCGGAATACGGCGCGACCATGGGCTTCTTCCCGGTCGATGGCGAAACCATCGCCTACCTCCGCGGCACCGGCCGCAGCGAGGAACTCTGCCAGACCGTGGAGGCCTACTACAAGGCCCAGGGCCTGTTCGGCATCCCGCAGAAGGGCGAGTGCGACTACACCGACCTCCTCGAACTCGACCTCGGCGCGATCGTCCCGGCCGTGGCCGGCCCGAAGCGCCCGCAGGACCGCATCGACGTCCCGGCGCTGCGCGACAAGTTCAACGCCCTCTTCACCAAGACCTCCGGCGAAGGCGGCTTCGGCCTCACCGCCGAGCAGCGCGACCGCCGCGTGAAGCTCTCCATGCGTGAGAAGGCCGGCGTGTCCATCGACTCGCTGCTTTCCACCGACAGCAGCCACGAGAAGTTCGAAGGCGGCGCTCGCAACGAAGTCGAAATGGTGTCCAACCGCCCGACCCCGGATGCCGTGAACGAGGACGTCTTCGCCGATGGCCCGCGCGACCTCGAGCTAGCCCACGGCTCGATCCTCATCGCCGCCATCACCTCCTGCACCAACACCAGCAACCCGAGCGTGATGATCGCCGCGGGCCTGGTCGCGAAGAAGGCGAACGCGCTCGGCCTGACCGTCGCCCCGTTCGTGAAGACCTCGCTCGCCCCGGGTTCCCGTGTGGTGACGGAATACTTCGAGGCCACCGGCCTGCAGAAGGAGCTCGACCAGCTCGGCTTCCAGACCGTCGGCTACGGCTGCACCACCTGCATCGGCAACTCCGGCCCGCTGCACCCGGCCATCGAAGGCGCGATCAAGGAAGGCGACCTCGTCTGTGCCTCCGTGCTCTCCGGCAACCGCAACTTCGAGGCCCGTGTCCACGGCTCCATCAAGGCGAACTTCCTGATGAGCCCACCGCTCGTCGTCGCCTACGCCCTCGCCGGCCGCGTCGATCTCGACCTGACCACCGAGCCGCTCGGCAATGACAAGGACGGCAATCCGGTGTTCCTCAAGGACCTGTGGCCGACCCACGCCGAGGTGAAGGAGCAGCTCGCCGCCGCCCTGAAGCCCGCCGTCTACCAGAACCTCTACGGCGACCTCGACTCCGCCAACCCGAAGTGGGCGGAAATCTCCGGCACCACCGGCGCGACCTACACCTGGGACCAGGCCTCCACCTACATCCAGTCCCCGCCGTTCTTCGAAGGTGGCGCGACCAAGACCGGCGACATCCTCGCCGCCCGTCCGCTTGGCATCTTCGGCGACTCCGTCACCACCGACCACATCTCGCCCGCGGGCTCGATCAAGCCGACCTCGCCTGCCGGCAAGTTCCTGCTTGAGAACGGAGTGCCGAAGGCCGAGTTCAACTCCTACGGCGCGCGCCGTGGCAATGACCGCGTGATGACCCGCGGCACCTTCGCCAACGTCCGCATCAAGAACCAGATGATCCCCGGCGTGGAAGGTGGCTACACCCTCTACTTCGGCGACCGCGAGGTTTCAGCCCCGGACACCAGCATCTCGCTCCCGGCCGGCAAGCCGACCTTCATCTACGACGCCTCCATGGCGTACCAGGAAGACGGCACCAACCTCGTCGTCATCGGCGGCGAGGACTACGGCATGGGCAGCAGCCGCGACTGGGCCGCCAAGGGCTCCCGCCTGCTCGGCGTGAAGGCCGTGGTCACCAAGTCCTTCGAGCGCATCCACCGTTCCAACCTGATCGGCATGGGCGTGCTTCCGCTGAACTTCGTGGACAAGGCCGACTACGACCGCGTGAAGGACCTGCAGGACGTCACCTTCGACATCACCGGCCTGTCCGGCGAGCTGAAGCCGATGCAGACCGCCACCCTCGTCGTGCGTCCGACCGGCGCGGCCTCCTTCGAGATCCCGCTCAAGGTCCGCATCGATACCCCGGCCGAGGTCGATTACTACCTCGCCGGCGGCATCCTGCCCTACGTCCTCGACCAGATCCTCGAGGCCTGA